One Acutalibacter muris DNA window includes the following coding sequences:
- a CDS encoding GNAT family N-acetyltransferase, with product MDDMNALPPNKEMCDKYYLGFYDGNKLIAVMDFIMAYPEESTGFIGFFMTDVSIQNTGIGSKIINDLCAYLSRIEMANVRLGWVKGNPQAEHFWHKNGFRETGVSYDAENYTVIVGQRSL from the coding sequence ATGGATGATATGAATGCACTCCCACCCAACAAGGAAATGTGCGATAAGTATTATCTGGGATTTTATGATGGAAATAAGCTGATTGCTGTGATGGATTTTATCATGGCCTACCCGGAGGAATCAACAGGCTTTATTGGATTTTTTATGACGGATGTGTCCATACAGAATACTGGAATAGGGAGCAAAATCATCAATGACCTGTGTGCTTATCTGTCCCGTATTGAGATGGCGAATGTCCGTCTTGGTTGGGTAAAGGGAAATCCTCAAGCAGAACATTTTTGGCACAAAAATGGTTTCAGAGAAACAGGAGTTTCATATGATGCGGAAAACTATACTGTAATTGTTGGCCAGCGAAGTTTATAA
- a CDS encoding tyrosine-type recombinase/integrase produces MAKKRANGEGNIRKRKDGRWEGRYTVGYDPATGKRIIKNVLGKTQAEVKEKLASALEDTKDLNVSRSDDYTVGSWLTNWYTLYAKPNVRASTAEYYRRSIELHVNPRIGDFKLNKLTGRDLQKLYQDLRENGRLREVQKEKSPGLSASTVRGIHLMLHNALDRAVKERLIQRNPTEDCIAPKLEKKEMKFLPAEDMKAYLDEADRRHVLPMFYLELVSGLRKGELVALLWSDLDVVNQTISVSKQATRDENGNIVITRPKTETSVRLVSIPQKAVELLQHEHLKHPDNPYMFPSTRTGEMYYPDSIVTLHKRILKSAGLSYINFHALRHTFATAALQNGVDVKTVSSMLGHYDAGFTLRTYTHATRQKQEQAAEKMGNFMDKVM; encoded by the coding sequence ATGGCAAAGAAAAGAGCAAACGGCGAGGGCAATATACGCAAGCGCAAAGACGGTCGATGGGAAGGCCGCTATACAGTAGGCTACGACCCAGCTACCGGCAAGCGTATCATCAAAAACGTGCTGGGGAAAACCCAAGCAGAAGTCAAAGAAAAACTGGCATCAGCACTCGAGGATACAAAAGATTTGAACGTGTCCCGCTCCGATGACTACACGGTAGGTTCATGGCTCACCAATTGGTACACCCTCTACGCCAAGCCCAATGTCCGAGCTTCCACCGCCGAATATTACCGCCGGAGCATCGAACTCCATGTAAACCCAAGAATCGGTGACTTCAAGCTAAACAAATTGACCGGGCGTGATCTTCAAAAATTATATCAAGACCTCAGAGAAAATGGCAGGCTACGAGAAGTTCAGAAAGAAAAATCCCCCGGTCTGAGCGCCTCCACTGTGCGTGGCATCCACCTTATGCTCCACAACGCCCTGGACCGAGCGGTCAAAGAACGCCTGATTCAGCGCAATCCCACAGAGGATTGCATCGCCCCCAAGCTGGAGAAAAAGGAGATGAAATTCCTACCAGCCGAGGACATGAAAGCCTACCTTGACGAAGCCGACCGCCGCCACGTCCTCCCTATGTTTTACCTTGAGTTGGTGAGTGGGCTACGGAAAGGCGAGTTAGTTGCCCTCCTCTGGTCAGATTTAGACGTTGTAAACCAGACAATCTCAGTAAGCAAACAAGCCACCCGCGACGAGAACGGCAACATCGTCATCACCCGACCCAAGACGGAAACTTCGGTCAGACTAGTGTCAATCCCGCAAAAGGCCGTGGAGCTACTCCAGCACGAACACCTCAAGCACCCGGACAACCCCTATATGTTTCCCTCCACCCGAACTGGCGAGATGTATTACCCGGACTCCATCGTAACGCTCCACAAGCGGATATTAAAGTCAGCTGGATTAAGTTATATAAATTTTCACGCCCTCCGTCACACATTCGCGACTGCCGCACTACAAAACGGTGTAGACGTGAAAACAGTATCGTCAATGCTGGGCCACTACGATGCCGGGTTCACACTGAGAACCTACACCCACGCCACACGCCAAAAGCAAGAACAAGCCGCCGAAAAGATGGGAAATTTTATGGACAAGGTCATGTAA